Within the Irregularibacter muris genome, the region GTCATGACATCTGTCAATCTGTTGCAGAGAATAGCTGCGGTTGCTGTAGTGATATAAGCGGTACCGATGTAAACTGCAGGGTGTTTGAGTATAATGGAGAACCCTATGAGGTGCCCCCAAAAGAAATGCTTGCCGAAGCTATCTTAAACACAGTATTTGGGCAGATTGAAGCTGACTGTTCCTGCAGAGAGTATGAATTACCTGAAAATTTACAAGAATTCTATGCAGGAAAGAAAAACAAATCTAGTTGCTCTTGTGGAGGAAATTGTTGCTGATTAATTATTAATATCTTGGATTCTAAAATTAATATTAAAAAGGAGAGATTTACTATGGCATTGTTTGGTAAGAAAAATAAAAAAGAGGAAACTACATCATGTTGCTGTGGCGGAAATTGTGATGCGGAAAGCATGGCAAAAGCAGAAACCGCTAAGTCCGAAGGTGCAGGAGTAAAGGTGTTGGGAAGCGGGTGTGCCAAGTGTAATCAACTTGAAGAGGCAACAAAAGCAGCCTTGGAACAACTTGGAATGGATACTACTATTGATCATGTAACTGATTTTTCACAGATTGCAGCGTATGGAGTGATGACTACCCCTGCTCTTGTCATCGATGGAAAGGTGGTCTCCTATGGCAAAGTGCTTAAAACTGATGAGGTTGTAAAAATCCTCCAAAAAGTAAGGGGGTAAACTATGGTGAAGGAAAAAGTTTCAGGTATAGGCTTTTTTGAGAGATATTTAACAGTGTGGGTTATATTATGCATGATTGCAGGTGTGCTGATTGGTAAGTTTTTGCCTGGAATCCCTACCTTTTTAGGCCAATTTGAATATGCAGAAGTGTCTATTCCAATCGCTATTCTTATATGGCTTATGATTTACCCAATGATGCTAAAGGTTGATTTCCAAAGCATCAAAAATGTTGGTAGAAATCCTAAAGGACTTTTTGTCACATGGATAACTAACTGGTTGATAAAACCCTTTACCATGTTCGGTATTGCATGGCTATTTTTCTATGTGATATTTAAAGCGCTTATCCCAGCTGAACTGGCAAAGGATTATCTTGCAGGAGCAATACTTCTTGGAGCTGCTCCGTGTACAGCAATGGTATTTGTATGGAGTCATTTGACAAAAGGTAATCCAGCTTATACCGTCGTGCAAGTGGCAACAAATGATCTTATTATTCTCATAGCCTTCACGCCTATAGTTGCATTTCTTCTGGGTGTAGGCGGTGTAACCATACCGTGGGATACTCTTATTCTTTCCGTAGTATTGTTTGTTGTTATCCCACTGGCTGGTGGTGTAATCACCCGTAATTACATCACAAAAAAGCGGGGACTCGATTACTTTGAAAAGAGTTTTATACCGAAGTTTGGGAATATCACCACCATAGGTTTATTACTGACTTTAGTAATAATCTTTTCATTCCAAGGTGATGTAATTCTGAATAATCCGTTGCACATTGTTTTAATCGCTATACCATTAATTATTCAGACCTTCCTTATCTTTTTCATCGCTTACCTGGCAAGCAAAGCTCTGAAGCTTCCGCATGATATAGCTGCGCCTGCTGGTATGATTGGTGCCTCCAACTTTTTTGAACTGGCAGTTGCTGTTGCGATTGCATTGTTCGGAACACAAAGCCCAGCTGCACTTGCTACCATTGTAGGGGTTCTTACAGAAGTACCTGTTATGTTGATACTTGTAAAGATAGCGAATAATACAAAACACTGGTTTCCAGTAAAAAGCTAAAGAGGAGGTATGGCCAATGAGTAATAAACCTAAGGTCGCATTTATATGTGTCCATAATTCATGCCGAAGCCAAATGGCTGAGGCACTTGGTAAGCATTTTGCAGGAGATATATTTGAAAGTTATTCTGCCGGTACTGAAACCAAACCGCAAATCAATCAAGATGCAGTACGCATAATGAAAGAGCTTTATGGTATAGATATGGAGACAACTCAGCATTCAAAGTTGCTTGATGAAATACCTCCAGTAGATATCGTTATTACAATGGGGTGCAATGTGGAATGCCCTTACCTTCCATGTAAACACAGGGAAGATTGGGGACTGGATGATCCTACAGGTAAGAGTGATGAGGAATTTAAAAAAGTAATCTCAACAATAGAAGCAAAAATAAAAGAGCTTAAAGGCAGACTAAAGTCGTAATAATTATAACGCCAATTACAAATCTAGTAGTTGGCGTTATAGCATTATCAATGTTGATATGTTCCCACGAACAGTAAAACTGTTGATATGTTCCCACATACCTCGAAAACGCTAAAAATCGGTTGACCTGTTTCCACAGACGTATGGTACAAAAATTTGACTTAAGACATTAGTTGGAGTGTCTCCAGCCACGTTGAGAGTATAATTCTGATGACGTATTGTGGTTGAAAGGAGAAAAAGTAGGGTTCGACCACAACATATAGTGGTTTTAGGATGGAATTTGGGTCAAAAATCGGCTAAAAAACACCGATTTTGACCCTTTTAAATAGGACATTTGACAGATGACATTGGATAATTGGAGATATAGGAAGAGTAAATGGTTAAATTTGGTTGATATTATGGTAGGTGAATTATATACTATAGATGAACATAGGTAAAATATTGTGTATGTAAAAAGAAAAAGCAAACAACAAGTTGTGTAGGAGGAGAAGCATGGAAGAATTAGTTTTATCAAAAATTAAAAAACATATGATTAATGATTGTGTGGATTTATATATTGAAACATTCACTAAAGAACCATGGAATGATATTTACGAATCAAGAAAACAAGTAGTGGAGTTTTTTAATAATCATTTTAACAATAACTACTTTGTAGGTTATGCAGCTTTGTTAGATGATAAGGTAGTAGCCTTGAGTATTGGTATGAAAAAACCATGGATAGAAGGCTTTGAATATTATATAGATGAATTTTGCGTTAGTTATGAAATGCAGGGTAGAGCTATTGGCAGCTGGTTTATAAAGGCAATAGAAGAAGATATTAAAGAGCAAGGAATGAATGCAATGATATTAAATACAGAAAAAAATTATCCATCACAGAAGTTCTATGAAAAAAACGGATTTAAAACACTTAGTGATTTGATAATTCTTGTTAAATAGTGTGGTGATAAAATTAAGTATATATACAGTTATATAGGAAAAAATGTTTTCTAACATTTATATTTGGCGTCGCAGTGGTAAGATGTTGTACGCTTACTATGTCTATCCAAATTACATTTATATGATGATTTCAATTATAGTTATCATAAAAATTTGTGATTCAATGGTGATGGGCAAAATAGGCAATATAGATTAAATAATGTTTATCAAGATATTTTGAGATATCTAGATACAAGAAATAGAATTGAAAACCAAGGGGCTAAGTTTTTAGGTTAATTTAAATTATAGACATAGCCTCTTTTTTATATCTCGAAATAAAAAGGGAGGAGTAAATTTTCTTGATTGGATATTTATTCCTTTTTAAATTGACTAAAGTTGGCTATGTATATATAATAACAATATCAATGCTGTTGATATTGTTATTGATAATGAGCGGACAACATAAGTGATGTTAACGAGCTATTAGAAGAAGCTATCATAGAAACGGAATCTCTTAACTGGGTTTGCAAAATGAATGGCAATCTAAAGGTGATTGAAAAGACTTAATTAAATAAACAACTTTACAAGGAAATATAATGTTTTAATTTTGCTAAAAAGAAGGTGAAAACGTGAAACAAAAAATTTTAATCATAGATGATGACATAGAACTTTGTGCTCTTGTTGAAAGGTACCTTGAAACAGAAGGCTATGTCGTTACCACCAAACATAATGGAGCAGACGGTCTTACAGAAGGATTAACCACTTCATATCAGCTTGTTGTGCTTGATGTCATGCTTCCGCAGAAAAATGGCTTTGATGTACTTTCTGATCTGCGTAAAACAAGCAGCGTGCCGGTTCTTATGCTTACTGCAAAAGACAGTGAAATCGATAAGGTTTTAGGACTTAGGCTCGGTGCTGATGATTATCTTACAAAACCATTTAGTATGAATGAGTTTGTTGCAAGGGTGCAGTCTATCATTCGTCGCTATACTACTTTAGGTGGTGAGAGTGTAGAGGAATCTGCATCTATGCTGACATTTGATAATCTTTCAATCGCGCCTGCTACAAGGGAGGTTATAGCCTCTGGAGCAACTGTGGATCTTACAGCAAAGGAGTTTGATTTGCTTTATTTCCTTGCTAAGAACAGTGGTAGGGTTTTTACCAAAAAACAGATATATCGTGCAGTATGGAAGGATGAATATGCATTTGATGATAACAATATTATGGTACATATTCGTAGACTCCGCAAAAAAATAGAGCCTAATCCTGAACAGCCTCAGTTTATTCAGACTGTATGGGGTGTTGGTTACAAATTTGATGGAAGGAGTATAATATGAGTATATTTATTATAGTTACCCTCAGCCTGATTTGTATTCTGTGTATATTTCTCTTTGTTATGCAGAGAAAACAGCTAAGGCAAATGTTAGATGTTCTTGTGGCGGCTAAAAATGGAGAAAATAAAAAGATATTTATCAAAGATAACGGAGTTGTTTCGAAAATAAGTTTTGAAA harbors:
- a CDS encoding thioredoxin family protein: MALFGKKNKKEETTSCCCGGNCDAESMAKAETAKSEGAGVKVLGSGCAKCNQLEEATKAALEQLGMDTTIDHVTDFSQIAAYGVMTTPALVIDGKVVSYGKVLKTDEVVKILQKVRG
- the arsB gene encoding ACR3 family arsenite efflux transporter; this translates as MVKEKVSGIGFFERYLTVWVILCMIAGVLIGKFLPGIPTFLGQFEYAEVSIPIAILIWLMIYPMMLKVDFQSIKNVGRNPKGLFVTWITNWLIKPFTMFGIAWLFFYVIFKALIPAELAKDYLAGAILLGAAPCTAMVFVWSHLTKGNPAYTVVQVATNDLIILIAFTPIVAFLLGVGGVTIPWDTLILSVVLFVVIPLAGGVITRNYITKKRGLDYFEKSFIPKFGNITTIGLLLTLVIIFSFQGDVILNNPLHIVLIAIPLIIQTFLIFFIAYLASKALKLPHDIAAPAGMIGASNFFELAVAVAIALFGTQSPAALATIVGVLTEVPVMLILVKIANNTKHWFPVKS
- a CDS encoding arsenate reductase ArsC, which codes for MSNKPKVAFICVHNSCRSQMAEALGKHFAGDIFESYSAGTETKPQINQDAVRIMKELYGIDMETTQHSKLLDEIPPVDIVITMGCNVECPYLPCKHREDWGLDDPTGKSDEEFKKVISTIEAKIKELKGRLKS
- a CDS encoding GNAT family N-acetyltransferase → MEELVLSKIKKHMINDCVDLYIETFTKEPWNDIYESRKQVVEFFNNHFNNNYFVGYAALLDDKVVALSIGMKKPWIEGFEYYIDEFCVSYEMQGRAIGSWFIKAIEEDIKEQGMNAMILNTEKNYPSQKFYEKNGFKTLSDLIILVK
- a CDS encoding response regulator transcription factor; translation: MKQKILIIDDDIELCALVERYLETEGYVVTTKHNGADGLTEGLTTSYQLVVLDVMLPQKNGFDVLSDLRKTSSVPVLMLTAKDSEIDKVLGLRLGADDYLTKPFSMNEFVARVQSIIRRYTTLGGESVEESASMLTFDNLSIAPATREVIASGATVDLTAKEFDLLYFLAKNSGRVFTKKQIYRAVWKDEYAFDDNNIMVHIRRLRKKIEPNPEQPQFIQTVWGVGYKFDGRSII